The genomic region GGAGCGTTCTCGGCAAGGCATCCGCCTGATACACTCCCCGTCGTCCCCGGCCTGAACCGGGGACGACGGGGAGCCTGACCCGCCTCGCGCAAGGCGACGGATCGCTCGGCTCCAAGGCGATAGACCATCGTTGTTGAAGAGGGAGGTTTCCATGCCGTCGAGTTTCAATGTCGAAAGTGCGGATGGTTATGAGCGGCTGATGGGGCGCTGGAGCAAGCGGCTGGCGCCGATGCTGATTGATTTCGCCGGATTGGCGGATGGGGATCGTGTGCTCGATGTCGGCTGCGGCACCGGTAGCCTGGCGTTTACGCTGGCGGAAAAGCCGAGTTTGCGGGAGATCGTCGCGATCGATTATTCACCGGTTTTTGTCGAGGCGGCGACACGACGCAACACCGATCCGCGGATCACGATCCGGCAGGCCGATGCCTGCGCACTGCCGTTCGAGGATAACCGCTTCGACCGGGCGATGTCGCTGCTCGTGCTGCATTTCGTGCCGGAGGCGGGCAAGGCTGTTTCGGAAATGGCTCGTGTCGTGCGCCCGGGCGGTGTGGTGGCCGCCACCGTCTGGGATCATTACGGCGGCATGCCGGTCATGCGGATGATGTGGGACACGGCCGTCATGCTCGACGAGGACGCGCTGCCGCTGCGCCGCAAATATTGTTTCCAGCCGATGATGCGGCCGGGGGAGATGAAGCAGGGTTTTGTCAGTCAAGGCCTTGTCGACGTCGAGGAGACATCGCTGCTGATCCGGATGGAATACGGCTCCTTCGAAGACTATTGGGAGCCGATCGCCGCAGGCGAGGGACCGCTCGGCAAGTATGTCTGGGGGCTTGAGTCAGCGAAGCGAAAGGCGCTCGGCGTTGCCATGAGAGCCGCGTATGAAGCCGGCGAGCCGGACGGGCCGCGGTCGTTTGCGTCGGTGGCTTGGGCGTGTCGGGGCAGGGTGGCTTAAGTCACGTTGCGGGATGCGCCGACGCATAAGAGAGCCTCATCCTGAGGCGCCCCGCAGGGGCCTCGAAGGACGGGGCGGGTGCGCTGGGCGGTTGTGGTTGCAAGGAGCAATGGTAAGGCGTGCGCTTCGAGGCTCCGCCCTGTCGGGCTGCGCGCCTCACCATGAGGGAGGTTGGTTGGCGCCGCCCCATGGATAGGAGCGCCGAGAGGTGCTTCGCCACCGAGCCGCCGCTCTTAATCACGACAAACGTGATGGAACTCGGTCAGCATCGCTGCCGTTGTTTCCGCTGTCTCCGATTGCGAATGCGCTTTCTCGCAACCGCAGCCCTGACAGCCGCAACCCGCCCGTTTTGGGCACCCCTTCCGACGGCATCCGG from Rhizobium sp. BT03 harbors:
- a CDS encoding class I SAM-dependent methyltransferase, with protein sequence MPSSFNVESADGYERLMGRWSKRLAPMLIDFAGLADGDRVLDVGCGTGSLAFTLAEKPSLREIVAIDYSPVFVEAATRRNTDPRITIRQADACALPFEDNRFDRAMSLLVLHFVPEAGKAVSEMARVVRPGGVVAATVWDHYGGMPVMRMMWDTAVMLDEDALPLRRKYCFQPMMRPGEMKQGFVSQGLVDVEETSLLIRMEYGSFEDYWEPIAAGEGPLGKYVWGLESAKRKALGVAMRAAYEAGEPDGPRSFASVAWACRGRVA